In Microvenator marinus, one genomic interval encodes:
- the cas4g/cas1g gene encoding CRISPR-associated endonuclease Cas4g/Cas1g, whose translation MELIPVRNVNTFVFCPRLLWLEHVGGDFVDNEHTLEGHFVHRRVDKPGGKLNAPNEEDEPWHTRSLWLSDDDLGITGKIDLVDAEEDGSCFPVDTKKGSPKDKSELWPADRVQLVLQALLMRAQGMRVEKVAAYYNAVRRRVVVELTTEMISEALDALADARKVFEMEPPPPLEDSPQCRGCSLNQICLPDEVNALTLGEDTKIKRVLAPQTDSLPLYVVGGGTRVGVSKNTLIITPRDAEEDIRKVGLDMVSELNLLGGVQFTTQTLQYCLGRDIPVSFFTTGGWYYGSTFSTMSRNVGVRISQYEHHDKELSLRVAQQLISDKVHNCRVLLRRNATNESDTLKRLKMLRREAEKADSKGSLLGYEGDAARRYWSDFSDMVAEVDDAFEMKGRNRRPPKDATNALLSLGYALLTKDCTRALLNVGLDPYLGMYHTTHHGRPSLSLDLMEPFRPLIVDSTVLQVIKRREIQADDVVRTGQGVMLKDRARKTFIGAYERRMADAITHPVFEYRIDYRRVLAVQARLLSRFLTGEIPTLPAFRTR comes from the coding sequence ATGGAGCTCATTCCGGTGCGCAATGTGAACACCTTCGTTTTCTGCCCAAGACTTCTTTGGTTGGAGCACGTTGGTGGGGACTTCGTGGACAATGAACATACGCTGGAGGGCCATTTTGTGCACCGGAGGGTGGATAAACCAGGTGGTAAGCTCAATGCACCCAATGAAGAGGACGAGCCGTGGCACACGCGCTCACTCTGGCTCTCCGACGACGACCTCGGAATCACGGGCAAGATTGATCTGGTGGACGCAGAGGAAGACGGGTCGTGTTTTCCAGTGGACACCAAGAAGGGAAGCCCGAAGGACAAGTCTGAACTTTGGCCTGCCGATCGAGTCCAGCTCGTACTTCAAGCACTGCTCATGCGCGCCCAAGGGATGCGTGTTGAAAAGGTCGCGGCCTACTACAATGCAGTCCGTAGGCGAGTCGTTGTGGAACTTACCACTGAGATGATTTCGGAAGCCTTGGACGCATTGGCGGACGCACGAAAAGTCTTCGAGATGGAGCCTCCACCTCCTCTCGAAGACTCGCCGCAATGCCGTGGTTGCTCACTAAATCAGATTTGTTTGCCGGACGAGGTCAACGCCCTAACTTTGGGGGAGGACACGAAAATCAAGCGCGTTTTGGCGCCCCAGACGGACTCTCTTCCTCTCTACGTTGTAGGCGGCGGGACGCGAGTGGGAGTCTCGAAGAATACGTTGATCATCACACCACGCGACGCTGAAGAGGACATTCGAAAGGTTGGCCTGGATATGGTCAGCGAGTTGAACCTGCTTGGCGGAGTACAGTTTACAACACAGACACTCCAGTACTGCCTCGGCAGAGACATTCCGGTCTCATTCTTCACCACTGGTGGTTGGTACTACGGGTCTACGTTCTCAACCATGAGCAGAAACGTTGGGGTTAGAATTTCTCAATACGAGCATCACGACAAAGAGCTTTCCCTAAGAGTTGCGCAACAGCTGATTTCCGACAAAGTTCATAATTGTCGAGTGCTGCTGCGCCGAAACGCGACCAACGAGTCTGACACTCTGAAACGTTTGAAGATGCTGAGACGGGAGGCCGAAAAGGCAGATTCTAAGGGGAGTCTTTTGGGGTACGAAGGTGATGCCGCGCGGCGATATTGGAGTGACTTCTCGGACATGGTTGCCGAGGTTGATGACGCGTTTGAGATGAAAGGCCGGAACCGCCGTCCACCTAAAGACGCGACCAATGCGTTGCTTTCGCTTGGTTATGCGTTGCTGACAAAGGACTGTACACGGGCACTCCTCAACGTGGGTCTAGACCCCTACTTGGGAATGTACCACACGACGCATCACGGAAGGCCCAGCCTCTCACTAGACCTGATGGAGCCATTCCGACCACTGATTGTGGATTCTACGGTGCTGCAGGTCATCAAGAGACGGGAGATTCAGGCGGACGATGTGGTTCGCACTGGACAAGGGGTGATGCTCAAAGACCGGGCGCGGAAGACATTCATCGGTGCCTACGAGCGAAGAATGGCAGACGCCATAACGCATCCGGTTTTCGAATATCGAATCGACTACCGGCGGGTCTTGGCAGTTCAGGCCAGACTTCTCTCACGATTCCTAACGGGGGAGATTCCGACACTCCCTGCATTCAGGACCAGATGA
- a CDS encoding caspase family protein, which produces MNPTQFKTPILGTLLLLAACGTNPQRGTTLETRTGTLQWPDVAAGASLEESSRDVAVLVAIEDYTFLPDVPGAVQNAEDWKTFLKSNLGINQIYTLYNQDASREEVLKFAQRAAQQAGPGSRVWFVFVGHGAPSAAGEGLLVGMDAQQTPDSLNTRSAPQNEITAALAASNAEVVMVLDACFSGRDSSGAQLAKGTQPVVPVVAASVAANVTVLSAAQATEFAGALPNAERPAFSYLLLGAMRGWADDGDGALSANEAIAWTRDQLRHVPGRTQTPTLAGKPQLVLTRGAREADPGISELMRGNPLVTEQDDARHDSGKGVSLVLPPGWYLHSSVPADYWEESLTTTAEFYDANSDSKINMHVMRYGADKFVANVNVMNDSMGAQGGTMIQQQALELADGRSALYQRWRMPTPDGDVRSAVAFYVKHGDDMWILLSSTDLERADWLLRVNREVWGSLLFY; this is translated from the coding sequence ATGAACCCAACTCAATTCAAAACCCCAATCTTAGGCACACTTCTGCTCCTGGCGGCCTGCGGCACAAATCCACAGCGTGGCACGACCTTGGAGACGCGCACTGGCACGCTACAATGGCCGGATGTTGCGGCCGGAGCGAGTCTTGAGGAGAGCTCGCGGGATGTCGCGGTGCTGGTGGCCATCGAGGACTACACCTTCTTGCCAGATGTCCCGGGCGCTGTGCAGAACGCCGAAGACTGGAAGACCTTTCTCAAGTCGAACCTCGGCATCAACCAAATCTACACGCTCTACAATCAGGACGCCTCACGCGAGGAAGTCCTCAAGTTCGCGCAAAGGGCCGCTCAACAAGCAGGGCCGGGCTCGCGCGTATGGTTCGTGTTCGTAGGACACGGCGCACCTTCGGCAGCCGGCGAGGGCCTCTTGGTGGGCATGGACGCCCAACAAACGCCGGACTCCTTAAACACACGAAGTGCCCCACAAAACGAGATTACCGCCGCGCTCGCCGCCTCCAACGCAGAGGTTGTGATGGTGCTCGACGCGTGTTTTAGTGGTCGCGACTCAAGCGGCGCACAGCTCGCCAAAGGCACACAACCCGTGGTGCCGGTGGTAGCAGCCAGCGTTGCTGCGAACGTGACGGTACTCTCCGCCGCACAAGCGACTGAATTTGCGGGCGCCCTGCCCAACGCTGAGCGCCCTGCGTTTAGCTATCTTCTGCTCGGGGCCATGCGCGGCTGGGCGGATGACGGTGACGGCGCGCTGAGCGCAAACGAAGCCATCGCCTGGACCCGTGACCAGCTCCGGCACGTACCGGGCCGCACTCAAACGCCCACGCTCGCGGGAAAACCACAGCTCGTTCTCACGCGGGGCGCACGCGAAGCCGATCCAGGAATCTCAGAGCTCATGCGCGGAAACCCACTTGTGACCGAGCAAGACGACGCGCGCCACGACTCGGGAAAGGGCGTCTCGCTGGTTCTGCCGCCCGGCTGGTACTTGCACAGCTCGGTGCCCGCTGATTATTGGGAGGAGTCGCTGACCACCACCGCCGAATTCTACGACGCGAACTCGGACTCCAAAATCAACATGCACGTGATGCGCTACGGTGCGGACAAGTTCGTGGCCAATGTGAACGTGATGAACGATTCGATGGGGGCCCAGGGAGGCACCATGATCCAGCAGCAAGCCTTGGAGCTTGCCGACGGCCGAAGCGCCCTCTACCAACGCTGGAGAATGCCGACGCCGGACGGTGATGTGCGCTCCGCCGTCGCCTTCTACGTCAAACACGGAGACGATATGTGGATTCTCTTGTCTTCGACGGACCTCGAGCGCGCCGATTGGCTTCTGAGGGTGAATCGCGAAGTCTGGGGCTCTTTGTTGTTCTACTAG
- a CDS encoding RNA polymerase sigma factor, producing MEIKDNPQLLKRFKEGDKEVLTELYRAHVAAVSELLRRGFSFRSGTEFVRFSGFSAPHQLQEMVQDTFIRAFRQQSREAYDGKRPFRPFLITISKNLVIDGFRREVVEKRLFVPMGRLVGEGESPEDAASRMHGNEPALTPEEETIRTQLREVLAAFLETLDGVERQIVDEHLLGELSQRDMAEALGVDRNELRRRLKGIRERLLRHLKASGFISDMDPSELLQSLMVFSWLK from the coding sequence ATGGAGATTAAGGACAACCCGCAACTTCTGAAGCGCTTTAAAGAAGGCGACAAGGAAGTCCTGACCGAGCTCTACCGCGCACATGTCGCGGCGGTCTCGGAGCTTCTGCGACGAGGGTTCTCGTTTCGCAGCGGCACAGAGTTTGTGAGGTTTTCCGGGTTCTCGGCACCTCACCAACTCCAGGAGATGGTGCAAGATACGTTCATTCGAGCTTTCCGCCAGCAATCGCGCGAAGCCTATGACGGAAAGCGGCCCTTCAGGCCCTTCTTGATCACCATCTCCAAGAACCTCGTGATCGACGGATTTCGGCGCGAGGTCGTAGAAAAGCGGCTCTTCGTCCCTATGGGGCGACTGGTCGGAGAGGGCGAAAGCCCAGAAGATGCGGCGTCCAGAATGCACGGCAACGAGCCGGCACTGACGCCCGAGGAAGAAACGATTCGTACGCAGCTCAGAGAGGTTCTGGCTGCGTTTTTGGAGACGCTTGATGGAGTTGAACGCCAAATTGTGGACGAGCACCTGCTCGGAGAACTCTCGCAGCGCGACATGGCCGAGGCACTCGGCGTGGACCGCAACGAGCTCCGGCGCCGTCTCAAAGGCATTCGCGAAAGACTCCTCAGACATCTCAAAGCGAGCGGATTTATCTCGGACATGGACCCGAGCGAACTCCTGCAATCCCTCATGGTGTTCTCGTGGCTGAAATGA
- a CDS encoding helix-turn-helix transcriptional regulator: MSLSIRSTDPRDLVEMVKLVPPFVFAEVDRTSVVELWRRWLDEEIASSRVITRRDAGGEFLEGFGMTVFLKHDFVESYLEAPQAFLAAQIYERELAGNSVVMSRQEIAAANWDAGLYLFVLHYAQRAAAPESSDFEEVLTVAHTGFRESTEGYDLLALWQEAFLDEEAAFLGSGGMRVCFDFGEFERAGVNLHGRLMGLTRAQALSEPPGSTVSFAFRTPPPEIGFTPGQQRVLEIALRGESDIEIASELSVSRDAIKQMWRAIYERVEKSGAKGLLAEDYTNHRRRRALLEYLRNHPEELRPLKR, from the coding sequence ATGTCCCTCTCTATTCGCAGCACAGACCCAAGAGACCTGGTTGAAATGGTCAAACTGGTTCCGCCCTTTGTTTTTGCGGAGGTGGACCGCACGTCTGTGGTCGAGCTTTGGAGGCGCTGGCTAGACGAAGAAATCGCCTCATCGCGCGTGATTACGCGGCGCGACGCGGGCGGGGAGTTTCTCGAGGGCTTCGGGATGACTGTGTTCTTGAAACACGACTTCGTCGAATCGTATCTGGAGGCGCCGCAGGCCTTCTTGGCGGCTCAGATTTATGAGCGAGAGCTGGCGGGAAATTCCGTGGTGATGAGTCGCCAAGAGATTGCAGCCGCCAACTGGGATGCAGGTCTTTATCTCTTTGTGCTCCATTACGCCCAACGCGCGGCAGCCCCGGAATCTTCGGACTTCGAAGAAGTGCTGACCGTTGCTCATACTGGGTTCCGCGAAAGCACCGAGGGCTACGATCTGCTTGCACTCTGGCAGGAGGCGTTCCTTGACGAAGAGGCCGCATTCTTGGGCTCTGGAGGCATGCGGGTATGTTTTGATTTTGGGGAGTTTGAGCGAGCCGGCGTGAATTTGCACGGGCGCTTGATGGGGCTAACACGCGCGCAGGCGCTCTCTGAGCCGCCGGGCTCCACGGTCTCGTTCGCGTTTCGAACACCTCCACCTGAGATTGGATTTACGCCAGGACAGCAGCGAGTGCTGGAGATAGCGTTACGCGGCGAGTCAGATATCGAAATTGCCTCGGAACTTTCGGTTTCGCGAGACGCGATCAAACAAATGTGGCGCGCAATCTACGAACGCGTGGAAAAAAGCGGAGCCAAGGGCCTACTCGCCGAGGACTACACAAACCATCGTCGTCGCCGAGCCTTGCTCGAATACTTGAGGAATCATCCAGAGGAGCTTCGGCCCTTGAAGCGCTAG
- a CDS encoding FG-GAP-like repeat-containing protein has translation MTRHGFRFLLCLAIFSQACSGCEDQTGTTPDGSDFGMDAGQDMPTDLPVPDSGTDQDQPDSDQTDMGADAEPDAETCESACGSDCCEATEECVQDACLPICEGTRCGASDELCCEGADVCIFDACLAPGQECQSSFECPDGEYCEPTLAACIPKDAINVVCEYRPPVGVFTPSPEQHFPGIERNGNFYSGSLTAPTVADVDGDGMPEVVVQLYRGSLSGAMLVVLNGEDFSLVAAGAVEELIPNTSGLAVGNVDTSTPELEIVGTAVEGGIALYRVNPADQTITRIWHNNEGALGNFDYEGAPTLADLDGDGVPEIIAGFSVLDANGAIWNGLNGGPAGAQNSGSGMTVAVDIDRVADDQGNFHPEIVAGNRVMKLDGTMLWDQSANFGDGYPAVADLDGDGLPEIAAVGQGSLRVFSHDGTLVFGPIDLPGGGQGGPPTIADFDGDGQREISAAGRGQYTVFDPACTGDTPDPTLCPGGGQGEGILWTVTVQDISSSRTGSSVFDFDGDGRAEVVYNDECFLRVFDGITGAVLFETANSTRTGAEMPIVVDVDADFNAEIVVVGNNDQIARDNCETNFPNYPVGGTAGVFVFGDANDNWVSTRRVWNQHPFHITNIQDNGTVPAAPILHYQNPVTNSFRLNVQPDGVFNAPDLTISGVEIRNPTCGESVTVEIAVTVTNAGSLGVGAGTPVSVTATNGQGESVDVADVTTSAALLPSQSETILITWTVPAGWDAADFTIDGVVDPDGTINECDDANNSGSGATSAGGLTFDDLKITNLDVDDVTCSIGTVTITFAIQNDGAMPVPQDLPIVVEALRGATVIPIETVRTSAALQPGGTESFTVTWSTPASLIASSYDVRVSIDPNGEVTACSTDSQTEPGQCLPLQ, from the coding sequence ATGACTCGTCACGGCTTCAGATTTCTTCTCTGTCTCGCCATTTTTTCTCAGGCCTGCAGCGGTTGTGAAGACCAGACCGGCACCACGCCGGATGGTTCGGACTTCGGAATGGATGCTGGGCAAGATATGCCCACGGACCTTCCGGTTCCCGACTCTGGTACGGACCAAGACCAACCTGACTCAGACCAGACAGATATGGGAGCGGACGCAGAACCAGACGCCGAGACCTGTGAATCCGCGTGCGGCAGTGATTGCTGTGAAGCCACCGAAGAGTGCGTGCAAGACGCCTGTTTGCCCATCTGCGAAGGCACCCGTTGCGGCGCCTCCGACGAGCTCTGCTGCGAGGGTGCCGACGTCTGTATTTTTGACGCGTGCCTTGCGCCCGGACAAGAGTGCCAGTCCTCATTCGAGTGCCCAGATGGCGAGTATTGCGAGCCGACTCTGGCGGCCTGCATCCCAAAAGACGCCATCAATGTGGTCTGCGAATACCGGCCACCGGTCGGCGTGTTCACACCTTCGCCCGAGCAACATTTCCCCGGCATCGAGCGAAATGGCAACTTCTATAGCGGCTCATTGACCGCTCCGACTGTGGCCGATGTGGATGGCGACGGCATGCCGGAGGTTGTGGTTCAACTGTATCGCGGAAGTCTCTCGGGCGCTATGTTGGTGGTCTTGAACGGTGAGGACTTCTCGCTAGTGGCCGCGGGAGCCGTGGAGGAGCTCATCCCCAATACCTCAGGGCTCGCCGTGGGTAACGTAGACACGAGCACACCCGAGCTTGAGATTGTGGGGACGGCCGTGGAAGGCGGAATCGCGCTCTACCGCGTCAATCCTGCCGATCAGACCATCACGCGAATCTGGCATAATAACGAAGGTGCGCTCGGAAACTTCGACTACGAGGGCGCCCCTACCCTTGCGGACCTGGACGGCGACGGCGTGCCTGAAATCATCGCGGGCTTCTCCGTGCTAGACGCAAACGGCGCGATTTGGAACGGGTTGAACGGTGGCCCAGCCGGCGCGCAGAACTCTGGAAGCGGCATGACTGTGGCCGTAGACATTGACCGCGTGGCCGACGACCAGGGTAATTTCCACCCTGAGATCGTGGCCGGAAACCGAGTGATGAAGCTCGACGGCACCATGCTCTGGGACCAATCCGCGAATTTTGGAGACGGCTACCCAGCCGTGGCAGACCTTGATGGCGACGGCCTCCCGGAGATTGCGGCGGTGGGCCAGGGCTCGTTGCGCGTGTTCAGCCATGACGGCACGCTAGTGTTCGGTCCGATCGACCTGCCGGGCGGAGGACAAGGCGGACCACCGACCATCGCGGATTTTGATGGCGACGGGCAGCGCGAGATCTCAGCGGCCGGCCGCGGCCAGTATACCGTGTTTGACCCCGCGTGTACGGGCGACACCCCGGACCCAACCTTGTGCCCAGGCGGTGGGCAAGGCGAAGGCATCCTGTGGACAGTGACGGTTCAGGACATCTCGAGCTCCCGCACAGGCTCGTCTGTGTTCGACTTTGACGGCGATGGCAGGGCCGAGGTGGTCTACAACGACGAATGCTTCCTGCGCGTGTTTGACGGCATCACAGGCGCCGTCCTCTTTGAGACGGCGAACAGCACGCGCACAGGCGCCGAGATGCCCATCGTGGTGGACGTAGACGCGGACTTCAATGCCGAGATCGTGGTGGTGGGCAATAATGACCAGATCGCGCGCGATAACTGCGAGACCAACTTCCCGAACTATCCCGTGGGCGGAACCGCCGGCGTCTTCGTCTTCGGTGACGCCAATGACAACTGGGTCTCCACTCGCCGCGTCTGGAACCAGCACCCATTCCACATCACAAATATCCAGGACAACGGCACGGTGCCTGCCGCACCCATCCTCCACTACCAAAACCCTGTCACGAACTCCTTCCGCCTGAACGTCCAACCTGACGGCGTGTTCAACGCACCAGACCTGACCATCTCGGGCGTAGAAATCCGAAACCCGACGTGCGGCGAGTCGGTCACGGTGGAGATTGCGGTGACAGTGACAAACGCAGGCTCGTTGGGCGTGGGCGCCGGAACCCCCGTCTCCGTCACGGCCACTAACGGCCAGGGCGAGTCCGTAGACGTAGCCGACGTGACCACCTCAGCGGCCCTACTTCCGTCGCAATCCGAGACCATCCTCATCACGTGGACCGTACCCGCAGGCTGGGATGCCGCCGACTTCACCATCGACGGCGTAGTAGACCCCGACGGCACCATCAACGAGTGCGACGACGCGAATAACAGCGGCTCAGGCGCCACCAGCGCAGGCGGCCTGACCTTCGACGACCTCAAAATCACGAACCTCGACGTGGACGACGTCACCTGCTCAATTGGCACAGTGACCATCACTTTCGCCATCCAGAACGACGGCGCGATGCCGGTCCCTCAAGACCTGCCTATCGTGGTGGAGGCGCTGCGTGGCGCCACGGTCATCCCCATCGAGACGGTACGCACAAGCGCGGCCCTACAACCAGGCGGCACCGAGTCCTTCACCGTCACGTGGTCCACCCCAGCCTCACTCATAGCTTCATCTTACGACGTGCGCGTCTCGATCGACCCGAACGGCGAGGTCACGGCGTGTTCTACGGACTCCCAGACTGAGCCGGGCCAGTGTTTACCGCTGCAGTAG
- a CDS encoding SpoIID/LytB domain-containing protein — protein MNRQTYLALIFIATTFGLGNDCKAPALMTPANAGEFDPNQHGGPADNFGQPGQNGTQQPGNGGTQGGTQDGTTSAAPAGTACQHMGECGGGMACVSGVCETESVLVVSMTWEANTDLDLHLIQPNGEEVYYRNRETRDGARFAQDACIADRCEPGTERREIIRYNAFAPGGEYRVFAVNYDGQEAATATVEVIYEGQTETFTLNLGAQAGEESQEITFDVAMMDAPCTVNVAGYGEVDLENDYIPNVIACENGNAPPEALKAAAIMARGFAYYKTKIEGKTVLQNSEADQVYRCSYRPNGAGPEHYAAARATTGQHPRWRGHIIAPFYVAGNVPPSPNAADPVNSCKGTGGSNGVGTEGLVTYNYGKFDCDIEMSDQGWVTNPCTRNPHNRGTASQNGQACLANFGWAAPELLEYYYGADVEMSTADFCAN, from the coding sequence ATGAACCGCCAAACCTACTTAGCACTCATCTTCATCGCCACAACCTTCGGACTAGGAAATGATTGTAAGGCTCCAGCGCTCATGACTCCAGCCAATGCCGGCGAGTTCGACCCGAACCAGCATGGCGGCCCCGCTGATAATTTTGGGCAGCCTGGGCAAAACGGAACGCAGCAGCCTGGAAACGGCGGCACCCAAGGTGGCACGCAGGACGGCACCACGTCGGCGGCTCCGGCAGGCACAGCCTGCCAACACATGGGCGAATGCGGCGGCGGAATGGCGTGTGTCTCTGGCGTTTGTGAGACGGAGTCTGTGCTCGTCGTGTCCATGACCTGGGAGGCGAACACTGACCTCGACCTCCACCTGATTCAGCCAAACGGCGAAGAAGTCTACTACCGCAACCGAGAAACCCGTGACGGCGCAAGGTTCGCTCAGGATGCATGCATCGCTGACCGTTGCGAGCCAGGCACCGAGCGCCGCGAAATCATCCGCTACAACGCATTTGCACCGGGCGGAGAATACCGCGTCTTCGCAGTGAACTACGACGGCCAAGAAGCCGCGACCGCCACCGTAGAAGTCATTTACGAAGGCCAGACCGAGACCTTCACCTTGAACCTTGGCGCACAAGCTGGCGAGGAATCTCAGGAAATCACCTTCGACGTCGCCATGATGGACGCCCCGTGCACCGTCAACGTTGCAGGCTACGGCGAAGTGGACCTTGAGAACGACTACATCCCGAACGTCATCGCCTGCGAGAACGGCAACGCACCCCCAGAAGCCTTGAAAGCTGCCGCAATCATGGCGCGCGGATTCGCCTACTACAAGACGAAGATCGAGGGCAAAACCGTGCTTCAAAACTCCGAAGCAGACCAGGTCTACCGATGTTCATACCGCCCGAATGGCGCAGGCCCCGAGCACTACGCCGCGGCACGCGCAACCACCGGCCAGCACCCTCGATGGCGCGGACATATCATCGCCCCGTTCTACGTGGCTGGTAACGTGCCACCGAGCCCGAACGCCGCGGATCCCGTCAACTCGTGCAAAGGAACCGGCGGCTCCAATGGCGTAGGGACCGAGGGTCTCGTCACCTACAACTACGGCAAGTTCGACTGTGATATCGAGATGTCAGACCAGGGCTGGGTCACAAACCCATGCACCCGCAACCCGCACAACCGCGGCACCGCCTCACAAAACGGCCAAGCATGTCTTGCAAACTTCGGTTGGGCAGCGCCAGAGCTTCTCGAGTACTACTACGGCGCTGATGTCGAGATGAGCACCGCCGACTTCTGCGCGAACTAA
- the cas2 gene encoding CRISPR-associated endonuclease Cas2, with protein MRIGINRIIITYDICDDSRRTDIFECLKGFGEHIQYSVFCVELNEISMTRLQAKLAELIQHDEDQVLFFDLGPVQGRGSNAVTAIGKPFKAGTRRAFVL; from the coding sequence ATGAGAATTGGAATCAACCGAATCATCATCACGTATGATATCTGCGACGACTCTAGGCGAACGGATATCTTTGAGTGCCTTAAAGGCTTCGGCGAGCACATTCAGTATTCCGTGTTTTGCGTGGAGTTGAATGAAATCTCCATGACTAGACTCCAAGCCAAGCTGGCCGAGTTGATTCAACATGACGAAGACCAGGTCCTCTTCTTTGACTTGGGCCCAGTTCAGGGGCGCGGCTCAAACGCTGTTACGGCTATTGGTAAGCCTTTCAAAGCAGGAACACGACGTGCTTTTGTGCTATGA
- a CDS encoding potassium/proton antiporter: MFIIDFVLLLVGVLLFFGIWSSKISTKVGVPGLVLFLLIGMLAGSDGIGGIKFDDFKMAHAVGTVALAVILFDGGLRTGLDSVKLAWKPAGMLATAGVLGTAGITGAFAAWLMDWPILYGLLLGSIISSTDAAAVFGILKGQGLRLRPRLGSTLELESGSNDPMAIFLTIGCIEIIRAGAPDWGSLALLFVSQMGVGALVGVGMGKAGARFINRVNLDAAGLYPVLAGAIGLLSFGLAANLGGSGFLAIYLTGIVVGNKDVVFRRGIYLFHDGVAWTGQIVMFTLLGLLVFPSTMLGMTAPGLAIAAVLILVARPISVFATLGFFGFKFRELVLLSWTGLKGAVPIMLATFPLMFEVEHGREIFNLVFFVVLVSAMTQGWSLPSVAKALGLNESMRPEPHATLEISALQHVNAEIVEYFISKDSPAAGRKLSELALPQECLVALIAREKHAIAPKGSSVLEVGDYAFVVQDRGVRPYMDRLFAGASAEDAILPADLPIVFGRHVRVEALKTFYSLEIPTEEGKSLGEIVDAGFERIGDWKLSAVDDVSVLVKWAGKI, translated from the coding sequence TTGTTCATCATAGACTTTGTGCTCCTCCTGGTTGGGGTCCTGCTTTTTTTCGGAATTTGGTCCTCGAAGATTTCCACCAAAGTCGGCGTGCCGGGCCTCGTGCTTTTCCTGCTCATCGGCATGTTGGCTGGCTCAGACGGCATCGGCGGCATCAAGTTCGACGACTTCAAGATGGCCCACGCCGTTGGCACGGTGGCACTAGCCGTCATCCTCTTTGACGGCGGTCTGAGAACAGGACTCGACTCCGTCAAACTCGCCTGGAAACCCGCAGGAATGCTCGCGACCGCTGGCGTGCTAGGCACCGCCGGTATCACAGGCGCCTTTGCCGCCTGGCTCATGGACTGGCCCATCCTCTACGGACTCCTGCTCGGCAGCATCATTTCCTCCACCGATGCTGCCGCTGTTTTTGGCATTCTAAAAGGCCAAGGATTGCGGCTCAGACCGCGACTTGGGTCCACGCTTGAGCTCGAGAGCGGCTCCAACGACCCGATGGCCATCTTCCTCACGATTGGCTGCATCGAAATCATCCGAGCGGGCGCGCCAGACTGGGGTTCACTCGCCCTTCTCTTCGTGTCTCAGATGGGTGTAGGCGCGCTCGTAGGGGTAGGCATGGGCAAGGCAGGCGCGCGTTTCATCAACCGCGTCAACCTCGACGCAGCAGGGCTCTACCCAGTGCTCGCCGGCGCGATAGGCTTGCTCTCGTTCGGACTCGCCGCAAATCTGGGCGGTAGCGGATTCCTCGCCATCTATCTGACGGGAATCGTGGTGGGCAACAAAGACGTGGTCTTCCGGCGAGGTATCTATCTCTTCCATGATGGCGTGGCGTGGACCGGCCAAATCGTGATGTTCACCTTGCTAGGGTTGCTGGTTTTCCCGTCCACCATGTTGGGGATGACGGCGCCAGGCTTAGCGATCGCGGCTGTCTTGATCCTCGTAGCCAGGCCGATTTCGGTCTTTGCCACTCTGGGGTTCTTCGGCTTCAAGTTCCGGGAGTTGGTCCTTCTTTCTTGGACGGGGCTCAAGGGCGCCGTCCCCATTATGCTAGCCACCTTCCCACTCATGTTCGAGGTCGAACACGGCCGCGAGATCTTCAATCTAGTCTTCTTCGTGGTGCTCGTCTCAGCCATGACTCAGGGTTGGTCTTTGCCTTCGGTGGCCAAGGCTCTGGGGCTGAACGAATCCATGCGTCCAGAACCTCATGCCACCCTGGAGATCAGCGCGCTACAACACGTCAACGCCGAGATCGTAGAGTACTTCATCAGCAAGGATTCGCCGGCTGCGGGCCGAAAACTATCCGAGTTGGCTCTGCCACAGGAATGCCTCGTGGCCCTGATTGCGCGGGAAAAACACGCGATTGCGCCAAAGGGAAGCTCAGTCTTGGAGGTGGGCGACTATGCGTTTGTGGTGCAGGACCGAGGCGTCAGGCCTTATATGGACCGCCTCTTTGCGGGGGCGAGCGCGGAAGACGCAATCTTACCAGCGGATTTGCCCATTGTATTTGGGCGCCATGTTCGCGTTGAGGCTCTCAAGACGTTCTACTCATTGGAGATCCCAACTGAAGAAGGCAAAAGCCTCGGCGAAATCGTTGATGCTGGATTTGAGCGCATCGGGGACTGGAAGTTGTCCGCCGTGGACGATGTCTCCGTCCTCGTAAAATGGGCTGGGAAAATCTAG